From Leptolyngbya sp. KIOST-1, one genomic window encodes:
- a CDS encoding Uma2 family endonuclease, whose translation MTQTSSSLVLGVDEFLTRYGDNPRYELADGELVDRSPTGLHETTAGKVASQLSIEIDRQGHPWIIPRTCLLRPFADVATARRPDVVVLDEPALVHEPLWEREPVITLGSSVKLVVEVVSTNWETDYARKVEEYALFGIPEYWIVDYRGLGGRVFIGSPKQPTFTVCRLVGEDYQQQQYRLGETINSPLLPQLALRLDDVMPR comes from the coding sequence ATGACTCAGACCTCATCGTCGCTGGTACTTGGCGTTGACGAATTTTTGACCCGCTATGGCGATAACCCGCGCTACGAACTGGCCGACGGAGAACTTGTAGACAGGTCACCCACCGGCCTCCACGAAACCACTGCCGGAAAAGTTGCCAGCCAGCTCAGCATTGAAATCGATCGCCAGGGCCATCCGTGGATTATTCCTCGCACCTGTTTGCTGCGCCCGTTTGCCGATGTTGCCACGGCCCGCCGCCCGGATGTGGTGGTGCTTGACGAACCAGCCCTGGTACATGAGCCGCTGTGGGAACGAGAACCTGTGATTACCCTAGGCAGTTCGGTAAAGCTGGTAGTGGAGGTGGTGAGCACTAACTGGGAAACGGACTATGCCCGCAAGGTAGAAGAGTACGCCTTGTTTGGCATTCCAGAATATTGGATTGTGGACTACCGAGGTTTGGGTGGGCGGGTGTTTATTGGCAGCCCCAAGCAGCCTACGTTTACGGTATGTCGATTGGTGGGCGAAGACTATCAACAGCAGCAGTATCGACTGGGTGAGACGATCAATTCACCACTGTTGCCCCAGCTAGCGCTACGGTTGGATGATGTCATGCCGCGTTAG